A window from Malassezia japonica chromosome 1, complete sequence encodes these proteins:
- a CDS encoding uncharacterized protein (EggNog:ENOG503P73V; COG:S; SECRETED:SignalP(1-23)), whose amino-acid sequence MVRITSILATAATLALGATSALAGAAQNAPLEARTVYSPKITYPTAKTQWGAGKKVHVAWDSSHLPSEAKGLKGMIKLGHLDANSEGEHLANTLAKGFKLGEGNVSFTLPKHLDARDDYIVVLFGDSGNASPKFTIHE is encoded by the coding sequence ATGGTCCGCATCACTTCTATCCTTGCTACTGCTGCCACGCTTGCTCTTGGTGCCACGAGCGCcctggccggcgcggcgcagaacGCTCCGCTGGAAGCCCGCACCGTCTACTCGCCCAAGATTACGTACCCCACGGCCAAGACGCAATGGGGTGCTGGTAAGAAGGTTCACGTTGCCTGGGACAGCTCCCACCTTCCGTCGGAGGCTAAAGGTCTTAAAGGCATGATTAAACTCGGCCACCTGGACGCCAACTCGGAGGGTGAGCACCTTGCCAACACGCTTGCTAAGGGCTTCAAGCTCGGCGAAGGTAATGTCTCGTTCACTCTGCCCAAGCACTTGGATGCTCGTGACGACTATATTGTTGTGCTCTTTGGCGACTCGGGCAACGCCTCGCCCAAGTTTACTATTCACGAGTAA
- a CDS encoding medium-chain acyl-CoA dehydrogenase (COG:I; EggNog:ENOG503NV9H) produces MSFLSQRSVPLASKAASVLRTGATRSAAPATVRLFSQSAPARDVSFELSDDQRSYQELARKFTKDNITPVARHYDETMEYPWEVIKKAHEVGLLNTHVPEAFGGIGLGLQECALISEELAFGCTGIQTAIEANGLAEAPVLVAGNDQQKAKYLGRMTEEPLVASYAVTEPGAGSDVANISTKAVKKGDKWILNGTKMWITNGGYANWYFVLAKTNPDERAHKALSGFIVDGDAKGVIRGKKEINMGQRCSDTRMITFEDVEVPEENMLGAPGDGFKTAMGAFDITRPLVAAGAVGLAQRALYEATIYAKERKTMGKPIIAHQAVAFMLADMQMAVESSRNLVWKAAWAKDQGMRNSFYASMAKCLASRAAVSNADQAVQIYGGLGFNSESAVEKLYRDAKIFELYEGTSQIQRLVISRHLADLYDA; encoded by the coding sequence ATGTCGTTCCTCAGCCAGCGCTCCGTGCCCCTTGCCTCGAAGGCTGCCAGTGTCCTGCGCACTGGTGCCACTCGCTCGGCTGCCCCCGCGACTGTGCGCCTCTTCTCGCAGTCGGCTCCGGCTCGCGACGTGAGCTTCGAGCTGAGTGATGATCAGCGCTCTTACCAGGAGCTGGCTCGCAAGTTCACCAAGGACAACATCACCCCTGTCGCGCGCCACTACGATGAGACCATGGAGTACCCCTGGGAGGTGATCAAGAAGGCCCATGAGGTCGGTCTTCTGAACACCCACGTCCCCGAGGCTTTCGGCGGTATCGGTCTTGGCCTTCAAGAGTGCGCCCTCATCTCGGAGGAGCTTGCTTTCGGCTGCACTGGTATCCAGACTGCCATCGAGGCCAACGgtctcgccgaggcccccGTCCTGGTTGCCGGTAACGACCAGCAGAAGGCCAAGTACCTCGGCCGTATGACCGAAGAGCCCCTTGTCGCGTCGTACGCTGTCACTGAGCCTGGTGCGGGTTCGGATGTCGCGAACATCTCGACCAAGGCTGTGAAGAAGGGTGACAAGTGGATCCTCAACGGTACCAAGATGTGGATCACCAACGGTGGTTACGCCAACTGGTACTTCGTCCTTGCCAAGACCAACCCtgacgagcgcgcccaCAAGGCCCTCTCTGGTTTCATCGTCGACGGTGACGCCAAGGGTGTGATCCGCGGCAAGAAGGAGATCAACATGGGTCAGCGCTGCTCTGACACCCGTATGATCACCTTTGAGGACGTCGAGGTCCCCGAGGAGAACATGCTCGGTGCTCCCGGTGACGGTTTCAAGACTGCCATGGGTGCCTTTGACATTACCCGTCCTCTGGTCGCTGCTGGCGCCGTTGGTctcgcccagcgcgcccTGTACGAGGCTACGATCTAtgccaaggagcgcaagaCCATGGGCAAGCCCATCATTGCCCACCAGGCCGTTGCTTTCATGCTCGCCGACATGCAGATGGCTGTCGAGTCGTCGCGTAACCTTGTCTGGAAGGCCGCTTGGGCCAAGGACCAGGGTATGCGCAACAGCTTCTACGCCAGCATGGCCAAGTGCCTTGcttcgcgcgccgctgtcTCGAACGCCGACCAGGCCGTCCAGATCTACGGTGGTCTTGGCTTCAACTCGGAGAGCGCTGTCGAGAAGCTCTACCGTGACGCCAAGATCTTTGAGCTGTACGAGGGTACTTCGCAGATCCAGCGTCTTGTTATCTCGCGtcacctcgccgacctcTACGACGCTTAA
- a CDS encoding uncharacterized protein (EggNog:ENOG503NVCH; TransMembrane:1 (o655-674i); COG:P): MSSSGYRSSPHSDTRKRQSKRDEAIRRRIEGELSRKTGKPSTPQQQRRRPPTAGTVSALRPLPALTVPQSMSITDASQLCAAKRTDCVLVVDDEEHLAGIFTAKDLAYRIVADGLDPRMTPVSAIMTTSPMVTRDTTNATEALNTMVMRGFRHLPVCNEDGDVVGLLDIAKVFYEALEKLERAHGSSQKLYNALEGVQSEWGGGAVGPQQAMMQYVETLRQRMSMPDLSTILDSRTLPVTVGVRTSVRDAARLMKEHRTTAVCVMENSASNPMGNATSGQGIVSGKIAGIFTSKDVVLRVIAAGLDPKTCSVVRVMTPHPDTGAPTLSIQEALRKMHDGRYLNLPVVDVETRLVGVVDVLKLTYATLEQINSMSDEGGDGAGGPMWSRFWNSFGQGTEDGSAVSGSQRPTESQMSPQALGVDISSDVHPNDSASAVGGTTQDGGSAVDAAALQDDGTYLFKFVTPSGRVHRFQARYDNYDTIREIVSIKLAGDPFFLDASAGASQESAEPMRSAFDEDGRLPMQIFTPPMPSGPRVNPPDIEDYNLAYKDDEDDLVLITTDSDVQDAVAVAKHQSRDRVLLVLQGGKSWDEAAGRDGGYNEYTSAASLASANRRKQKETADEQLRNVQADEKAERKAPAAAGGNDMILGFLPKDLALPAAIGFLGVAVLGAVALTRVSAR, from the exons ATGAGCTCGAGTGGGTACCGTAGCTCGCCGCACAGCGACACGCGGAAGCGCCAGTCGAAGCGCGATGAG GCAATCCGTAGGCGTATCGAGGGCGAGCTCAGCCGCAAAACCGGCAAGCCGTCCACcccgcagcagcagcgccgccgcccgccgacCGCCGGCACGGtgtcggcgctgcgtccgCTGCCTGCACTCACTGTGCCGCAGTCGATGAGCATTACTGATGCGAGTCAGCTGTGTGCGGCGAAGCGCACCGACTGTGTGCtggtcgtcgacgacgaagagcACCTGGCAGGCATCTTTACGGCCAAGGACCTCGCCTaccgcatcgtcgccgacgggCTCGACCCCCGCATGACGCCGGTCAGTGCAATCATGACCACCTCGCCGATGGTCACGCGCGACACGACCAACgccaccgaggcgctcaacACGATGGTTATGCGCGGCTTCCGCCACTTGCCGGTGTGCAACGAAGACGGCGACGTGGTCGGTCTGCTGGACATTGCCAAGGTGTTCTACGAAGCTTTGGAgaagctcgagcgtgcgcacggctCCTCGCAGAAGCTTTACAacgcgctcgagggcgTGCAGAGCGAGTGGGGCGGCGGTGCCGTCGGGCCCCAGCAGGCGATGATGCAGTacgtcgagacgctgcgccagcgcatgAGCATGCCGGACCTGTCGACGATCCTCGactcgcgcacgctccctgtgacggtcggcgtgcgcacgagcgtccgtgatgcggcgcgcctcatGAAGGAGCACCGCACTACGGCCGTCTGTGTGATGGAGAACAGCGCGTCGAACCCGATGGGCAACGCGACGAGCGGACAGGGCATCGTGTCGGGCAAGATCGCGGGTATCTTTACCAGCAAGGACGTGGTCCTGCGTGTGATTGCGGCCGGTCTCGACCCCAAGACGTGCAGCGTGGTCCGTGTGATGACGCCGCATCCCGACACGGGTGCACCGACGCTCAGCATCCaggaggcgctgcgcaagatgCACGACGGCCGCTACCTCAACCTGCCGgtggtcgacgtcgagacgcgcctTGTGGGTGTGGTCGACGTCTTGAAGCTGACCTATGCTacgctcgagcagatcAACAGCAtgagcgacgagggcggcgacggcgcgggcggTCCCATGTGGTCGCGTTTCTGGAACAGCTTTGGCCAGGGCACCGAGGACGGAAGTGCGGTAAGTGGCTCGCAGCGCCCCACCGAGTCGCAAATGtcgccgcaggcgctcggcgtggatATCTCCTCGGACGTGCACCCGAACGACAGTGCGAGCGCTGTGGGCGGCACGACGCAGGACGGCGGATCGGCGGTCGatgccgctgcgctgcaggatGACGGCACCTACTTGTTCAAGTTTGTGACGCCCAGCGGCCGTGTGCACCGCTTCCAGGCGCGCTACGACAACTACGATACGATTCGCGAGATTGTCTCGATCAAGCTCGCCGGAGACCCGTTCTTTTTGGATGCTTCAGCAGGTGCGTCTCAGGAGAGCGCGGAGCCTATGCGCTCCGCGTTTGATGAGGACGGTCGGTTGCCCATGCAGATATTTACACCGCCGATGCCTTCAGGTCCCCGTGTGAATCCCCCGGATATCGAAGATTACAACCTTGCGTACAAGGACGATGAGGATGACCTCGTCCTTATCACCACCGACAGCGACGTGCAGGATGCCGTTGCCGTTGCCAAGCACCAGAGCCGCGACCGCGTGCTGCTTGTGCTGCAGGGCGGCAAGTCGTGGGACGAGGCGGCAGGACGCGACGGCGGCTACAACGAGTAcaccagcgccgcgtccctCGCCTCGGCCAACCGGCGGAAGCAGAAAGAGACCGCagacgagcagctgcgcaacgtGCAGGCCGACGAAAaagccgagcgcaaggcgccggccgcagccGGCGGCAACGACATGATCCTTGGCTTCCTGCCCAAGGACCTTGCCCTGCCCGCTGCGATCGGCTTCCTGGGCGTCGCTGTGCTTGGTGCAGTTGCTCTGACGAGGGTCAGTGCACGTTAG
- the RBG2 gene encoding Ribosome-interacting GTPase 2 (EggNog:ENOG503NU94; COG:T), translating into MGVVEKIKEIEDEMTRTQKNKATEYHIGLLRAKLAKLRMQLLEPEKKSSKPGEGFDVMKSGNARVVLIGFPSVGKSTLLNTITDTESATAAYEYTTLTAIPGVLEYEGARIQLLDLPGIIEGAAQGRGRGRQVVSVAKTADLVLMMLDATKSAQQRPLLEKELEDVGIRLNQNKPDVVLKKKSGGGIVVTKAMGLTLTKIDEKMIRSILQGYKIHNCDVMIREDITVDQFIDVLLGNRKYVPCLYVYNKIDRISMEEMERLALHSRNVVISCELNLNLDYLIDRIWEELNLNRIYTKKRGQHPDLSDPIVVRRGATIEHVCHGVHRALVDKFAYASVYGKSSKFPQSQKVGLNHVVANDDVVTIFTR; encoded by the coding sequence ATGGGGGTCGTGGAAAAGATCAAGGAGATCGAAGATGAGATGACGCGTACGCAGAAGAACAAGGCCACAGAGTACCACATTGGTCTTCTGCGTGCCAAGCTCGCCAAGTTGCGTATGCAACTCCTGGAACCGGAGAAGAAGAGCTCCAAGCCTGGCGAAGGCTTCGATGTGATGAAGTCGGGGAATGCACGTGTCGTCCTGATCGGTTTCCCGTCGGTGGGCAAGTCGACGCTGCTCAATACCATTACCGACACGGAAAGCGCAACGGCTGCTTATGAATATACGACGCTCACTGCGATTCcgggcgtgctcgagtACGAGGGCGCGCGCATCCAGCTCCTCGATTTGCCGGGTATTATCgaaggcgctgcgcagggccgcggccgtggtCGCCAGGTCGTGAGTGTCGCCAAGACGGCGGACCTTGTGCTGATGATGCTCGACGCGACCAAgtcggcgcagcagcgcccgCTCCTCGAGAAGGAACTCGAGGACGTCGGCATCCGCCTCAACCAGAACAAGCCCGACGTGGTACTCAAAAAGAAGTCGGGCGGTGGCATTGTCGTGACCAAGGCCATGGGCCTCACGCTGACCAAGATTGACGAAAAGATGATCCGCTCGATCCTCCAGGGCTACAAGATTCATAACTGCGACGTGATGATCCGCGAGGACATCACCGTGGACCAGTTCAtcgacgtgctgctcggcaaccGCAAGTACGTGCCGTGCCTCTACGTGTACAACAAGATCGACCGCATTAGTATGGAAGAGATGGAGCGCCTTGCATTGCACTCGCGCAATGTCGTGATCAGCTGCGAGCTGAACCTCAATTTGGACTACCTCATCGACCGGATTTGGGAAGAGCTGAACCTGAACCGGATCTATACCAAGAAGCGCGGCCAGCACCCCGATCTCTCGGACCCGAttgtcgtgcgccgcggtgcgACGATTGAGCATGTGTGTCACGGTGTACACCGTGCACTGGTCGATAAATTCGCCTATGCATCCGTGTACGGCAAGTCGAGCAAGTTTCCCCAGTCCCAAAAGGTGGGTCTTAACCACGTGGTCGCCAACGACGACGTCGTGACCATCTTTACTCGGTAA
- the LRO1 gene encoding phospholipid:diacylglycerol acyltransferase (BUSCO:EOG092610KH; EggNog:ENOG503NUWI; TransMembrane:1 (i21-41o); COG:I) has protein sequence MAAQQKADKQGAAQVAPKRATPWKTIVILLSIFVPVIAFLMSRNATLSWRTTRLLQAFDYQLADWNIDQLKYDSILPAEVSQHLDNLMDNSRRWFETLDFQVGRTLAKDGAKPKHPVVLIPGIISTGLESWTTSEDESSYFRKRLWGSSSMIRNVLFEKDKWVKHLSLDTVTGLDPEGVRVRAAKGLDAANYFAAGYWIWSKIIENLAAVGYDINMIYLASYDWRMSMSNLEERDFFYSQVQSHIELQKRVYGEKCMLVSHSMGSTVALYFLKWIENKEGTKWIEDHIEGWTNIAGTMLGVPKAMGALLTGEMRDTVEVPPLLAYLLERFFSSHERAALFRSWAGSSSMLIKGGNVIWGNGTHAPDDHADAKVTQGNVYEYAARGNVTEKFNATEESQSVKSRKFTADEAMPWLLKHTPTDYQKMIASNYSLGFERDIKQVRRNNKDQTKWTNPLEVALPNVPSLKIYCVYGVGKPTERSYWMRQDGVEYSENAVAIGGNHSSNAGAHQSNTTPAMPLTEGSRIDSRINFVGDSPDVRAGCRMGEGDGTVSLLSLGAMCVEGWKQKRYNPAGIKVVTREILHQPDELDLRGGPKTGDHVDILGAHDLNDAVLLAAVGRGDQIEERIYSPIKQYAANIDW, from the coding sequence ATGGCGGCTCAGCAAAAGGCAGACAAgcaaggcgcggcgcaggtcgcgccGAAGCGGGCCACGCCGTGGAAAACGATCGTCATTCTTTTGTCCATCTTTGTACCGGTCATTGCTTTTTTAATGTCGCGCAATGCGACGCTGTcctggcgcacgacgcgcctgctgcaggcCTTTGACTATCAGCTCGCCGATTGGAACATTGACCAGCTGAAGTACGACTCGATCCTGCCGGCGGAGGTGTCGCAGCATCTCGACAACCTCATGGACAACTCGCGTCGTTGGttcgagacgctcgacttCCAGGtcggccgcacgctcgccaaggacggTGCCAAGCCGAAGCACCCGGTCGTGCTGATCCCAGGCATTATTTCGACCGGCCTCGAGTCGTGGACGACGTCGGAGGACGAATCGTCGTACTTCCGCAAGCGTCTTTGGGGATCGAGCTCAATGATCCGCAATGTTCTGTTCGAGAAGGACAAGTGGGTCAAGCATCTCTCGCTCGATACCGTGACCGGTCTCGACCCCGAAGGCGTACgtgtgcgcgccgccaaggGCCTCGATGCGGCGAACTACTTTGCGGCGGGCTACTGGATCTGGAGCAAGATCATCGAGAACTTGGCGGCCGTCGGCTACGATATCAACATGATCTACCTCGCTAGCTACGACTGGCGCATGAGCATGTCGAACctggaggagcgcgacttTTTCTACTCCCAGGTCCAGTCGCACATTGAGCTGCAAAAGCGCGTGTATGGCGAAAAGTGCATGCTTGTGTCGCACAGTATGGGCTCGACCGTCGCGCTGTACTTCTTGAAGTGGATTGAGAACAAAGAAGGCACGAAGTGGATCGAGGACCACATTGAGGGCTGGACCAATATTGCAGGCACCATGCTGGGCGTCCCCAAGGCCATGGGCGCGCTGCTTACAGGCGAGATGCGCGACACGGTCGAGGTACCTCCTTTGCTGGCCTACCTGCTCGAACGCTTCTTTAGTTCACatgagcgtgcggcgctcttcCGCTCGTGGGccggcagctcgagcatgcTCATCAAGGGCGGCAACGTCATCTGGGGCAACGGGACTCACGCGCCAGACGACCATGCGGACGCCAAGGTTACGCAAGGCAATGTGTACGagtacgcggcgcgcggcaacGTCACGGAGAAGTTTAATGCGACCGAGGAGTCGCAGTCGGTCAAGAGCCGCAAGTTCACCGCGGACGAGGCTATGCCGTGGCTGCTCAAGCACACTCCGACCGACTACCAGAAGATGATCGCCTCTAATTACTCGCTCGGCTTCGAGCGCGACATCAAAcaggtgcgccgcaacaACAAGGACCAGACCAAGTGGACGAACCCGCTGGAGGTGGCGCTGCCCAACGTGCCGTCGCTCAAGATTTACTGTGTCTATGGCGTGGGCAAGCCGACCGAGCGCTCCTACTGGATGCGCCAGGACGGCGTGGAGTACTCTGAAAATGCCGTGGCCATTGGCGGCAACCACTCGAGCAACGCTGGCGCGCACCAGAGCAACACGACGCCGGCCATGCCCTTGACCGAGGGCAGCCGCATCGACTCGCGCATCAACTTTGTGGGCGACTCGCCGGACGTGCGCGCAGGATGCCGCAtgggcgagggcgacggTACTGTGTCGCTCCTGTCGCTCGGTGCGATGTGCGTCGAGGGCTGGAAGCAGAAGCGCTACAACCCCGCCGGCATCAAGGTCGTCACGCGCGAGATTCTCCACCAGCCGGATGAGCTCGACCTGCGTGGCGGGCCCAAGACCGGCGACCACGTCGACAttctcggcgcgcacgaccTCAAcgacgccgtgctcctcgctgccgtcggccgcggcgaccagatcgaggagcgcatctATTCCCCGATTAAGCAGTACGCTGCGAACATCGATTGGTAG
- a CDS encoding Ulp1 peptidase (COG:O; EggNog:ENOG503P3UZ; MEROPS:MER0005204): protein MPPSSATEVEKAQNNVDDVKPSLSQASERDDTQNHEFNLSAALADAVEAITSGSMAQVAEEIDKEEATEMNDAPLYASSESAADNLQKDAVNSIPATEDKPTADPAPTTLRTDVDERMHYGAPHAQETQVIRAGLADDDHTIMSTTAAENKGKTANNENANNVKDYEKQDSENERKEEEEEEEEEKDEKEEEEDEEEDDVKEEEEEEEEEEDEDEEEDEEEEEEDEDEEEEEEEEEEEEEEEEEEEEEEEEEEEEEEEEEEEEEEEEEEEEEEEEKVNNYDDELDEEKDTNTLSHPPASQPRSSPEVVVIDDSDDEPPPPPRKPSPPPPTQELTSLSLQPQRKSQFSPNYASLSVSSPIPKRLFRIAPSTKRMGFQARDMRHPSRPASSLSTRRKAPLAHEEFKAGIQSRQQARIASMIYDTYRAIVHGHKSPAAFDDFHGLVKKRMHVQHLLDLETLRVHPKHAPQLDEQAYTQRTLDALRAREAHARARLPPRAVPEAERLASLRAERAKRRAEHGILGRKSLPQGLPDALEAQVRSTFQQRGVIASMTGAQVESHDLAKLRPGQWLNDEVINFYGNLIMQRANDAEAKRSTAREKNEAPPADCCGYWSVHFFSSFFWQKLQSQGYKGVQRWSRRVDLFTKDLILLPINLGQAHWVCAAINLRLRRFEYYDSMAIARPNVFATLRSYLADELKAKHQLTLDLSDWEDFFAGDTSPQQANGYDCGVFAIQTLEQLSRRDPLEAMPAPLSAALFDRPADAKALRAEREAHADDYAWNFAQEHMPYLRRRMACEIASKRLLE, encoded by the coding sequence ATGCCACCCTCTAGTGCAACAGAGGTTGAAAAGGCCCAAAACAATGTGGATGATGTGAAGCCGTCGTTGTCACAAGCGTCCGAACGGGATGATACACAAAATCATGAGTTTAATTtaagcgcggcgctcgcggatgCGGTCGAAGCTATCACCTCTGGTTCTATGGCACAAGTCGCCGAAGAGATCGACAAAGAGGAAGCAACCGAGATGAACGATGCGCCACTTTATGCTTCTTCTGAGTCGGCTGCGGATAATCTGCAAAAGGATGCGGTCAACTCTATTCCTGCCACGGAGGATAAGCCTACGGCCGATCCTGCGCCTACAACTTTACGTACGGATGTGGATGAGCGGATGCACTATGGTGCACCACACGCTCAAGAAACACAAGTGATTCGTGCCGGACTTGCTGATGACGACCATACCATTATGAgcacgaccgccgccgagaaCAAAGGAAAAACGGCGAACAATGAAAATGCAAACAATGTAAAAGACTATGAAAAGCAAGACTCGGAAAATGAGAGgaaagaggaggaggaagaggaggaagaggagaAAGATGAGAAAGAGGAGGAAGAAGATGAAGAAGAGGATGACGTGAAGgaagaagaggaggaggaagaggaggaggaagatGAGGATGAAGAGGAGGATGAGgaagaagaggaggaggacgaggatgaggaggaagaagaggaggaagaggaggaagaggaggaagaggaggaagaggaagaggaagaggaagaggaagaggaagaggaagaggaagaggaagaggaagaggaagaggaagaggaagaggaagaggaagaggaagaaGAAAAAGTCAACAACTACGATGACGAATTGGATGAAGAAAAAGACACCAACACCCTTTCCCACCCACCTGCTTCCCAGCCCCGCTCTTCACCCGAGGTCGTCGTCATTGACGActccgacgacgagccacCCCCTCCCCCTCGCAAACCTTCACCCCCTCCTCCTACCCAAGAACTTACATCCCTCTCTCTGCAACCTCAGCGCAAGTCTCAATTCAGTCCAAATTATGCCTCGCTCTCTGTGTCGTCCCCCATCCCCAAGCGTCTCTTTCGTATTGCGCCGTCGACAAAGCGCATGGGCTTCCAGGCCCGCGATATGCGCCACCCATCCCGCCCTGCCTCATCGCTaagcacgcgccgcaaagCACCTCTTGCCCATGAGGAGTTCAAGGCTGGAATACAAAGCCGGCAACAAGCACGTATCGCTTCGATGATCTACGATACGTACCGTGCAATTGTGCACGGCCACAAGTCGCCTGCTGCCTTTGACGACTTCCATGGCCTGGTGAAGAAGCGCATGCATGTCCAGCACCTCTTGGACCTGGAAACTCTGCGCGTCCATCCGAAGCATGCCCCTCaactcgacgagcaggctTATACCCAGCGtacgctcgatgcgctaCGCGCGCGTgaagcgcatgcgcgcgcacgtctccctcctcgcgcagtcCCCGAGGCagagcgccttgcgtcgCTCCGTGCGGAGCGTGCCAAGCGGCGTGCAGAGCACGGCATTCTCGGCCGCAAGTCGCTGCCGCAAGGCCTCCCTGATGCGCTCGAAGCGCAGGTGCGTTCGACGTTCCAGCAACGTGGCGTGATTGCTAGCATGACCGGTGCGCAAGTTGAATCGCACGACCTGGCTAAGCTGCGCCCCGGCCAATGGCTTAACGACGAAGTGATCAACTTTTATGGCAATCTGATTATGCAGCGCGCCAATGACGCCGAAGCCAAGCGCAGCACAGCCCGCGAAAagaacgaggcgccgccagCCGACTGCTGTGGTTACTGGTCGGTTCACTTTTTCTCCTCCTTCTTCTGGCAAAAGCTGCAGTCACAAGGCTACAAAGGCGTGCAGCGGTGGTCACGGCGTGTCGATCTCTTTACAAAAGATTTGATTCTACTCCCAATTAACCTCGGGCAAGCCCACTGGGTCTGTGCTGCGATCAAcctgcgcttgcgccgctttgAGTACTATGACAGTATGGCAATTGCGCGCCCCAACGTCTTTGCGACGCTCCGGAGCTACCTGGCCGATGAGCTCAAGGCCAAGCATCAGCTCACGCTCGACCTGAGCGACTGGGAGGACTTTTTTGCAGgcgacacgtcgccgcAGCAAGCCAACGGCTACGACTGCGGCGTCTTTGCCATCCAGACCCTCGAGCAACTCAGCCGGCGCGATCCTCTTGAAGCGATGCCTGCGCCCCTGAGTGCAGCGCTCTTTGACCGCCCCGCAGACGCCAAGGCTCTGCGCGcagagcgcgaggcgcacgcggaCGACTATGCGTGGAATTTTGCGCAGGAACACATGCCGTAtctccgccgccgcatggCCTGTGAGATTGCATCGAAGCGATTGCTTGAGTAG